From one Dama dama isolate Ldn47 chromosome 4, ASM3311817v1, whole genome shotgun sequence genomic stretch:
- the ZSCAN22 gene encoding zinc finger and SCAN domain-containing protein 22 isoform X2 has product MRSSGWALGSELTDTSCKQSGSEESGPWDRATETVGGGTPPGPAFGDDCESKGGPERQARLSGEMWAQSAAHQMDLRKTSGPHKDAPPAQPSCEAGALGDIPHVRPDLTSREKTPSEERWDPPDGCGTEPPGTCSGRKPPMSREWGKTLRSPSMAHQKTRARKTPYTYSECGKAFCRSVHLAQHRVVHTGAKPHACTECGKAFGRLTHLSQHWRVHTGEKPYACAECGKTFRRSSHLSQHRWTHSGERPYACDACGEAFSQSTHLTQHRRVHTGEKPYECGAYGRAFSDCSALVQRVHSGEKPYQCRACPKAFTQSSSLLEHKRAHGLEALPVQRLREGLQPQLRPHGSPAPPRQRPAVTSAPPAKAQRWRGTQIPEEPGQLDWGLVSPRNDKVLTDRIWGCWGTALHSGTQREALRASQRSFQKTPAAFRSPLRAVSERLNPGGALVLEAWTDHVALLSGLRGPQVLGREADLHTPKWLPFPPAPLLCNRGACPRPPVPSHTLFPPPAQVRLQGQPGSCLLHEALSDPQPLWHLPCPEGALVAAQHPFLPARSVHGPPVVSLLILVTTSSTLSSPSLPSAGPHPLSPGFQQGGLLPEAFLPSLHTPHINTHTTYVYYTHHIHTHTPHTYITHTTTHIHTTYIYHTHHVHTPHTFTTQTTTHHIHTHTTYIYHTHTYITHTTYIYHTHHIYISHTPHTYTHHIYHTPHRYTHHIHLPHIHTTYIHSPPTHTTHKPHTTYALTSHMCTHSHTPHTQTTYIHIPLHIYHILTPHKLETYPTYIHTPHIHTHSTHAHCIQTHFPHTTYTTHKPTHTPRTHATYIHIPTYTHTVVSFSTRASSRLFPQPESDRVSAVVGSSPLHHLLQQSFLNGLQVC; this is encoded by the coding sequence GCTGGGCGCTGGGATCTGAACTCACAGACACCAGCTGTAAGCAGAGCGGTTCAGAGGAGTCCGGGCCCTGGGACAGGGCCACTGAAACCGTGGGAGGAGGGACTCCCCCGGGACCCGCCTTTGGTGATGACTGTGAATCCAAGGGTGGCCCAGAGAGGCAGGCCAGACTCTCAGGGGAAATGTGGGCCCAGTCTGCCGCCCACCAGATGGATTTGAGGAAAACTTCAGGGCCTCACAAGGACGCTCCCCCAGCCCAGCCTAGCTGTGAAGCTGGTGCCTTGGGGGACATCCCCCACGTGCGGCCAGACCTCACCTCCCGAGAGAAGACGCCTTCCGAGGAGAGATGGGATCCACCGGATGGCTGTGGGACAGAGCCTCCAGGCACATGCTCTGGAAGGAAGCCCCCCATGAGTAGAGAGTGGGGGAAGACGCTCCGGAGCCCCTCGATGGCCCACCAGAAGACCCGCGCCCGCAAGACACCCTACACCTACAGCGAGTGCGGGAAAGCCTTCTGTCGGAGCGTGCACCTGGCCCAGCACCGGGTGGTGCACACGGGGGCCAAGCCCCACGCGTGCACGGAGTGCGGCAAGGCCTTCGGCCGGCTCACCCACCTGAGCCAGCACTGGAGGGTGCACACCGGCGAGAAGCCCTACGCCTGCGCCGAGTGCGGCAAGACCTTCCGCCGCAGCTCCCACCTCAGTCAGCACCGGTGGACGCACTCGGGCGAGCGGCCCTACGCATGCGACGCGTGCGGCGAGGCCTTCAGCCAGAGCACACATCTGACCCAGCACCGGCGCGTGCACACCGGCGAGAAGCCCTACGAGTGCGGCGCCTATGGCCGCGCCTTCAGTGACTGCTCGGCGCTGGTGCAGCGGGTGCACTCCGGAGAGAAGCCCTACCAGTGCCGGGCGTGCCCCAAGGCCTTCACGCAGAGCTCCTCCCTCCTCGAGCACAAGCGTGCACACGGGCTAGAAGCCCTACCGGTGCAGCGACTGCGGGAAGGCCTTCAGCCGCAGCTCCGCCCTCATGGTTCACCTGCGCCTCCACGTCAGCGTCCTGCAGTGACGAGCGCACCTCCCGCCAAGGCGCAGCGCTGGCGAGGAACCCAAATTCCAGAAGAACCAGGACAGCTGGACTGGGGACTGGTGAGTCCCCGAAACGACAAGGTGCTTACGGACAGAATCTGGGGCTGCTGGGGGACAGCGCTTCATTCAGGGACGCAGAGGGAGGCTCTTCGGGCCAGCCAGCGAAGCTTCCAGAAGACCCCGGCTGCCTTCCGTTCCCCACTCAGGGCCGTCTCAGAACGGCTGAATCCAGGGGGAGCGTTGGTTCTTGAAGCCTGGACAGACCACGTCGCCCTACTCTCAGGACTCAGGGGCCCCCAGGTGCTCGGGCGGGAGGCTGATCTTCACACGCCCAAGTGGCTGCCCTTTCCGCCCGCCCCTCTCCTGTGTAATCGGGGGGCCTGCCCACGCCCACCTGTGCCTTCACACACACTGTTCCCTCCGCCTGCCCAAGTCCGACTCCAAGGCCAGCCTGGGAGCTGCCTGTTACACGAGGCCCTCTCCGACCCTCAGCCTCTCTGGCATTTGCCCTGTCCAGAGGGTGCTCTTGTCGCTGCACAGCATCCATTTCTCCCTGCCCGCTCTGTGCACGGCCCACCAGTCGTCAGCCTGTTGATTTTAGTTACAACCTCCTCTACCCTGTCTTCACCATCATTACCTTCTGCGGGCCCACATCCCCTGTCCCCGGGATTCCAGCAGGGGGGTCTCCTTCCTGAAGCCTTTCTGCCTTCattacacacaccacacataaacacacacacgacATACGTTTattacacacaccacatacatacacacaccccacatacataTATCACACATAccactacacacatacacaccacatacatATATCACACACACCACGTACATACACCACATACATTTACCACACAAACCACAACacaccacatacatacacacaccacatacatatatcacacacatacatatatcacacataccacatacatatatcacacacaccacatatatatatcacacacaccacatacatacacacaccacatttaCCACACAccacatagatacacacaccacatacatttaccacacatacacaccacatacatacacagtccccctacacacaccacacacaaaccaCATACCACATACGCACTCAcatcacacatgtgcacacactcacacacaccacatacacaaaccacatacatacacatcccCCTACACATATACCACATACTCACACCACACAAACTAGAGACATaccccacatacatacacacaccccacatacatacacacagcacacacgcacactgtATACAAACACATTTCCCCCACACCACGTACACCACACAcaaaccaacacacacaccacgCACACATGCCACTTACATACACatccccacatacacacacacggttgtttccttctccacacgGGCCTCCAGCAGGCTCTTTCCACAACCTGAATCTGATCGTGTCTCTGCAGTTGTGGGAAGCTCTCCACTGCATCACCTTCTACAGCAAAGCTTCCTGAATGGGTTACAAGTTTGCTGA
- the ZSCAN22 gene encoding zinc finger and SCAN domain-containing protein 22 isoform X1, with translation MLELMVLEQFLSALPPEVQSWVGAQSPKSGEEAAVLVEDLTRVLNKRGWALGSELTDTSCKQSGSEESGPWDRATETVGGGTPPGPAFGDDCESKGGPERQARLSGEMWAQSAAHQMDLRKTSGPHKDAPPAQPSCEAGALGDIPHVRPDLTSREKTPSEERWDPPDGCGTEPPGTCSGRKPPMSREWGKTLRSPSMAHQKTRARKTPYTYSECGKAFCRSVHLAQHRVVHTGAKPHACTECGKAFGRLTHLSQHWRVHTGEKPYACAECGKTFRRSSHLSQHRWTHSGERPYACDACGEAFSQSTHLTQHRRVHTGEKPYECGAYGRAFSDCSALVQRVHSGEKPYQCRACPKAFTQSSSLLEHKRAHGLEALPVQRLREGLQPQLRPHGSPAPPRQRPAVTSAPPAKAQRWRGTQIPEEPGQLDWGLVSPRNDKVLTDRIWGCWGTALHSGTQREALRASQRSFQKTPAAFRSPLRAVSERLNPGGALVLEAWTDHVALLSGLRGPQVLGREADLHTPKWLPFPPAPLLCNRGACPRPPVPSHTLFPPPAQVRLQGQPGSCLLHEALSDPQPLWHLPCPEGALVAAQHPFLPARSVHGPPVVSLLILVTTSSTLSSPSLPSAGPHPLSPGFQQGGLLPEAFLPSLHTPHINTHTTYVYYTHHIHTHTPHTYITHTTTHIHTTYIYHTHHVHTPHTFTTQTTTHHIHTHTTYIYHTHTYITHTTYIYHTHHIYISHTPHTYTHHIYHTPHRYTHHIHLPHIHTTYIHSPPTHTTHKPHTTYALTSHMCTHSHTPHTQTTYIHIPLHIYHILTPHKLETYPTYIHTPHIHTHSTHAHCIQTHFPHTTYTTHKPTHTPRTHATYIHIPTYTHTVVSFSTRASSRLFPQPESDRVSAVVGSSPLHHLLQQSFLNGLQVC, from the coding sequence GCTGGGCGCTGGGATCTGAACTCACAGACACCAGCTGTAAGCAGAGCGGTTCAGAGGAGTCCGGGCCCTGGGACAGGGCCACTGAAACCGTGGGAGGAGGGACTCCCCCGGGACCCGCCTTTGGTGATGACTGTGAATCCAAGGGTGGCCCAGAGAGGCAGGCCAGACTCTCAGGGGAAATGTGGGCCCAGTCTGCCGCCCACCAGATGGATTTGAGGAAAACTTCAGGGCCTCACAAGGACGCTCCCCCAGCCCAGCCTAGCTGTGAAGCTGGTGCCTTGGGGGACATCCCCCACGTGCGGCCAGACCTCACCTCCCGAGAGAAGACGCCTTCCGAGGAGAGATGGGATCCACCGGATGGCTGTGGGACAGAGCCTCCAGGCACATGCTCTGGAAGGAAGCCCCCCATGAGTAGAGAGTGGGGGAAGACGCTCCGGAGCCCCTCGATGGCCCACCAGAAGACCCGCGCCCGCAAGACACCCTACACCTACAGCGAGTGCGGGAAAGCCTTCTGTCGGAGCGTGCACCTGGCCCAGCACCGGGTGGTGCACACGGGGGCCAAGCCCCACGCGTGCACGGAGTGCGGCAAGGCCTTCGGCCGGCTCACCCACCTGAGCCAGCACTGGAGGGTGCACACCGGCGAGAAGCCCTACGCCTGCGCCGAGTGCGGCAAGACCTTCCGCCGCAGCTCCCACCTCAGTCAGCACCGGTGGACGCACTCGGGCGAGCGGCCCTACGCATGCGACGCGTGCGGCGAGGCCTTCAGCCAGAGCACACATCTGACCCAGCACCGGCGCGTGCACACCGGCGAGAAGCCCTACGAGTGCGGCGCCTATGGCCGCGCCTTCAGTGACTGCTCGGCGCTGGTGCAGCGGGTGCACTCCGGAGAGAAGCCCTACCAGTGCCGGGCGTGCCCCAAGGCCTTCACGCAGAGCTCCTCCCTCCTCGAGCACAAGCGTGCACACGGGCTAGAAGCCCTACCGGTGCAGCGACTGCGGGAAGGCCTTCAGCCGCAGCTCCGCCCTCATGGTTCACCTGCGCCTCCACGTCAGCGTCCTGCAGTGACGAGCGCACCTCCCGCCAAGGCGCAGCGCTGGCGAGGAACCCAAATTCCAGAAGAACCAGGACAGCTGGACTGGGGACTGGTGAGTCCCCGAAACGACAAGGTGCTTACGGACAGAATCTGGGGCTGCTGGGGGACAGCGCTTCATTCAGGGACGCAGAGGGAGGCTCTTCGGGCCAGCCAGCGAAGCTTCCAGAAGACCCCGGCTGCCTTCCGTTCCCCACTCAGGGCCGTCTCAGAACGGCTGAATCCAGGGGGAGCGTTGGTTCTTGAAGCCTGGACAGACCACGTCGCCCTACTCTCAGGACTCAGGGGCCCCCAGGTGCTCGGGCGGGAGGCTGATCTTCACACGCCCAAGTGGCTGCCCTTTCCGCCCGCCCCTCTCCTGTGTAATCGGGGGGCCTGCCCACGCCCACCTGTGCCTTCACACACACTGTTCCCTCCGCCTGCCCAAGTCCGACTCCAAGGCCAGCCTGGGAGCTGCCTGTTACACGAGGCCCTCTCCGACCCTCAGCCTCTCTGGCATTTGCCCTGTCCAGAGGGTGCTCTTGTCGCTGCACAGCATCCATTTCTCCCTGCCCGCTCTGTGCACGGCCCACCAGTCGTCAGCCTGTTGATTTTAGTTACAACCTCCTCTACCCTGTCTTCACCATCATTACCTTCTGCGGGCCCACATCCCCTGTCCCCGGGATTCCAGCAGGGGGGTCTCCTTCCTGAAGCCTTTCTGCCTTCattacacacaccacacataaacacacacacgacATACGTTTattacacacaccacatacatacacacaccccacatacataTATCACACATAccactacacacatacacaccacatacatATATCACACACACCACGTACATACACCACATACATTTACCACACAAACCACAACacaccacatacatacacacaccacatacatatatcacacacatacatatatcacacataccacatacatatatcacacacaccacatatatatatcacacacaccacatacatacacacaccacatttaCCACACAccacatagatacacacaccacatacatttaccacacatacacaccacatacatacacagtccccctacacacaccacacacaaaccaCATACCACATACGCACTCAcatcacacatgtgcacacactcacacacaccacatacacaaaccacatacatacacatcccCCTACACATATACCACATACTCACACCACACAAACTAGAGACATaccccacatacatacacacaccccacatacatacacacagcacacacgcacactgtATACAAACACATTTCCCCCACACCACGTACACCACACAcaaaccaacacacacaccacgCACACATGCCACTTACATACACatccccacatacacacacacggttgtttccttctccacacgGGCCTCCAGCAGGCTCTTTCCACAACCTGAATCTGATCGTGTCTCTGCAGTTGTGGGAAGCTCTCCACTGCATCACCTTCTACAGCAAAGCTTCCTGAATGGGTTACAAGTTTGCTGA